Proteins from one Streptosporangium becharense genomic window:
- a CDS encoding adenine phosphoribosyltransferase, which yields MTDLTSLILDRIRDVPDYPQPGVLFKDITPLLADPVAFAAVVDALAGTYRVDKIVGIEARGFILAAPVAHRAGAGFVPVRKKGKLPSETLEASYDLEYGSATIEVHRDAFHPGERVLIVDDVLATGGTAQAAVELVRRAGADVVAIAVLMELGFLKGRDRLVDVEVHSLVVV from the coding sequence ATGACCGACCTGACCAGCCTGATCCTCGACCGGATCCGCGACGTGCCCGACTACCCCCAGCCGGGAGTGCTCTTCAAGGACATCACCCCGCTGCTCGCCGACCCGGTGGCGTTCGCCGCGGTGGTCGACGCCCTCGCCGGGACGTACCGGGTCGACAAGATCGTCGGCATCGAGGCCCGGGGGTTCATCCTGGCCGCTCCGGTCGCCCACCGGGCGGGCGCGGGCTTCGTCCCGGTGCGGAAGAAAGGCAAACTGCCCTCCGAGACGCTTGAGGCGTCCTACGATCTGGAGTACGGCTCCGCCACCATCGAGGTTCACCGGGACGCCTTCCACCCCGGTGAGCGTGTCCTCATCGTCGACGACGTGCTCGCCACCGGAGGCACGGCGCAGGCGGCGGTGGAGCTGGTCCGCAGGGCGGGGGCCGATGTCGTCGCCATCGCCGTGCTCATGGAACTCGGCTTCCTCAAGGGCCGCGACCGCCTGGTCGACGTCGAGGTGCACTCCCTCGTCGTCGTCTGA
- the secD gene encoding protein translocase subunit SecD produces MLLVLLAIILAMGGAMFLNRALTPEYGLDLAGGTTVTLQPITPNGSAPSEESLDLAVNIIRDRVNGSGISDAEVAKAGDNIVISVPGVGQEEVVKLVGTTAELRFRQVLAIGPGTPTPPGELSTQAPTPTPAASPTASPTSSGRQKAKATPTPTRPAQTAAPGPSGSPAGRALSSALTNPSPAPSATRGADASPSAKPRRNTPTPTATPKATATPDAGATPAPDQAAENDPLAGVDTTGIDPAALERFKTLDCAKENGQGAQDDPNKQYVGCGFDDLNDNDPKNDVYVKYILDKAALTGTTIDSASSGVEPNTGAWVVQLSFKGQGPDQWSKLTTTAFNSQAPRNQVAVVLDGVVISAPAIQEPITGGRAQITGGFTQPEADELANQLKYGALPLKFEKSSIDEVSSTLGADQLRGGLIAGGIGLLLVLVYSMLYYRGLGVVSVLSLVVATVLTYQSVVLLGEFANFRLSLPHIIGLIVSIGITADSFIVYFERIRDEMKEGRRSLRAAVEVAWVRARRTILIADAVMFIAAVVLYFLAVGGVAGFAFAMGLTTLIDIVVVFMFTKPFVALLARLRFFAKGHKLSGLDAERMSETTVAPKTAPQEA; encoded by the coding sequence ATGCTCCTGGTGCTTCTGGCGATCATTCTCGCCATGGGCGGGGCGATGTTCCTGAACAGGGCACTCACCCCCGAATATGGCCTCGACCTCGCCGGCGGCACGACCGTGACGCTGCAGCCCATCACGCCGAACGGGAGCGCTCCCTCGGAGGAGAGCCTCGACCTGGCGGTGAACATCATCCGCGACCGGGTGAACGGCAGCGGCATCTCCGACGCCGAGGTCGCCAAGGCCGGCGACAACATCGTCATCTCCGTCCCCGGGGTGGGCCAGGAGGAAGTCGTCAAGCTGGTCGGCACCACCGCGGAGCTGCGTTTCCGCCAGGTGCTGGCGATCGGGCCCGGGACCCCCACGCCCCCGGGCGAGCTGTCCACCCAGGCGCCGACCCCGACCCCCGCCGCGTCTCCCACCGCCTCCCCCACCTCGTCCGGCCGCCAGAAGGCCAAGGCGACCCCCACGCCGACCCGGCCCGCCCAGACCGCGGCGCCCGGCCCGAGCGGCTCGCCCGCCGGCCGGGCCCTGTCGTCGGCGCTCACCAACCCCAGCCCGGCCCCCTCGGCGACGCGGGGCGCCGACGCCTCTCCCTCTGCGAAGCCGCGCCGCAACACCCCCACGCCGACCGCGACGCCGAAGGCGACCGCCACCCCGGACGCCGGGGCCACCCCGGCGCCCGACCAGGCGGCCGAGAACGACCCGCTGGCCGGCGTCGACACCACCGGCATCGATCCGGCGGCCCTCGAGCGCTTCAAGACGCTCGACTGCGCCAAGGAGAACGGCCAGGGCGCCCAGGACGACCCGAACAAGCAGTACGTCGGGTGCGGTTTCGACGACCTGAACGACAACGACCCCAAGAACGACGTCTATGTCAAGTACATCCTGGACAAGGCGGCCCTGACCGGCACCACCATCGACAGTGCGAGCTCCGGCGTCGAGCCGAACACCGGCGCGTGGGTCGTGCAGCTCTCCTTCAAGGGCCAGGGCCCCGACCAGTGGTCGAAGCTCACCACCACCGCCTTCAACTCGCAGGCCCCGCGCAACCAGGTCGCCGTGGTCCTCGACGGCGTGGTCATCTCCGCGCCGGCCATCCAGGAGCCCATCACCGGCGGCCGTGCGCAGATCACCGGCGGCTTCACCCAGCCGGAGGCCGACGAGCTGGCCAACCAGCTGAAGTACGGCGCGCTGCCGCTGAAGTTCGAGAAGAGCTCCATCGACGAGGTCTCCTCCACCCTCGGCGCCGACCAGCTCCGCGGCGGCCTCATCGCCGGCGGGATCGGCCTGCTGCTGGTGCTCGTCTACTCGATGCTCTACTACCGGGGTCTGGGCGTGGTGTCGGTGCTGAGCCTCGTGGTGGCCACGGTCCTGACCTACCAGTCCGTGGTGCTGCTCGGCGAGTTCGCGAACTTCCGCCTGTCGCTGCCGCACATCATCGGTCTGATCGTCTCGATCGGCATCACCGCCGACTCGTTCATCGTCTACTTCGAACGCATCCGTGACGAGATGAAGGAGGGCCGCCGCTCGCTGCGCGCGGCCGTCGAGGTCGCCTGGGTCCGTGCCCGGCGCACCATCCTCATCGCCGACGCGGTCATGTTCATCGCCGCCGTGGTGCTGTACTTCCTGGCGGTCGGCGGCGTGGCCGGGTTCGCGTTCGCGATGGGCCTGACGACCCTCATCGACATCGTGGTGGTGTTCATGTTCACCAAGCCGTTCGTCGCGCTGCTGGCCAGGCTGAGGTTCTTCGCCAAGGGCCACAAGCTCTCCGGTCTCGACGCCGAGCGCATGAGCGAGACCACCGTCGCCCCCAAGACCGCTCCGCAGGAGGCCTGA
- the ruvA gene encoding Holliday junction branch migration protein RuvA codes for MIASVRGQVTAVAPDGAVVEVGGVGVLVHCTPGTLATLRVGEEARLATSLVVREESLTLYGFATDDERAIFEMLQTASGVGPKVALAMLAVHTPNALRVAVAAADVKALTRVPGVGPKGAQRIIVDLKDKLGTPEEAVSAALNGRPAVPAWRDQVHSGLVGLGYSAKDADEAVAAVAPQADAAVAEGRVPQVATLLKAALRVLSVR; via the coding sequence TTGATCGCCTCGGTGCGAGGACAGGTGACCGCGGTCGCACCCGACGGCGCGGTCGTCGAGGTGGGCGGGGTGGGTGTGCTCGTGCACTGCACGCCGGGCACGCTGGCCACGCTCAGGGTGGGGGAGGAGGCCAGGCTGGCCACCTCCCTCGTGGTCCGCGAGGAGTCACTGACGCTGTACGGCTTCGCCACCGACGACGAGCGCGCGATCTTCGAGATGCTCCAGACGGCCAGCGGGGTCGGCCCCAAGGTCGCCCTGGCGATGCTCGCGGTGCACACGCCCAACGCCCTCCGGGTGGCCGTGGCCGCCGCCGACGTCAAGGCCCTGACCAGGGTGCCCGGGGTCGGGCCGAAGGGCGCCCAGCGCATCATCGTCGATCTCAAGGACAAGCTCGGCACACCCGAGGAGGCCGTCAGCGCCGCGCTCAACGGCCGTCCGGCCGTCCCCGCCTGGCGTGACCAGGTCCACTCCGGGCTGGTCGGCCTGGGCTACTCGGCGAAGGACGCCGACGAGGCGGTCGCCGCCGTCGCCCCGCAGGCCGACGCCGCGGTGGCCGAAGGCCGTGTCCCGCAGGTGGCCACGCTGCTCAAGGCGGCCCTGCGCGTGTTGAGCGTCCGTTGA
- the secF gene encoding protein translocase subunit SecF translates to MSGIASRLYRGEVNVDFVGRRKLWYGLSAFLLLISIAGLVVNGLNLGVEFKGGSVFSFKPAQTVSIEKVRGTFVDAGVHQVIVQETNNGWRVTTESLPAEKVTEVQNAAAKGFGLRQNDVTLQVIGASWGGQVADKAIQGLIVFMLAIILYLTMAFEWKMALAAVVALVHDLVITAGVYAWSGFEVTPATLLGFLTILGYSLYDAVVVFDMIKEVTAKLGTTSKVTYTQAANDALNHTLIRSLNTTLVAILPVAAILFIGTTLFGAGTLKDLSLSLFVGMIVGTYSSLCVATPLLVTLKEREPRYQAIARRLAATGGAGSGVKAARQPVGATAGGTPAGDEKRKKK, encoded by the coding sequence ATGTCCGGCATCGCGAGCCGGCTGTACCGGGGCGAGGTCAACGTCGACTTCGTCGGCCGCAGGAAGCTCTGGTACGGCCTCTCCGCCTTCCTGTTGCTCATCTCCATCGCGGGTCTGGTCGTGAACGGCCTCAACCTGGGCGTGGAGTTCAAGGGCGGTTCGGTCTTCTCCTTCAAGCCCGCCCAGACCGTGAGCATCGAGAAGGTGCGCGGCACCTTCGTCGACGCCGGCGTGCACCAGGTGATCGTGCAGGAGACCAACAACGGCTGGCGGGTCACCACCGAGAGCCTTCCCGCCGAGAAGGTCACCGAGGTGCAGAACGCGGCCGCCAAGGGCTTCGGCCTGCGGCAGAACGACGTCACCCTCCAGGTGATCGGAGCCTCGTGGGGCGGCCAGGTCGCCGACAAGGCCATCCAGGGCCTGATCGTCTTCATGCTGGCGATCATCCTGTACCTGACGATGGCCTTCGAGTGGAAGATGGCGCTGGCCGCGGTCGTGGCCCTCGTCCACGACCTGGTCATCACCGCCGGCGTCTACGCCTGGTCCGGCTTCGAGGTCACCCCGGCCACGCTGCTGGGCTTCCTGACGATCCTCGGCTACTCGCTGTACGACGCCGTCGTCGTCTTCGACATGATCAAGGAGGTCACCGCCAAGCTCGGCACGACCTCCAAGGTGACCTACACCCAGGCCGCCAACGACGCCCTGAACCACACGCTGATCCGGTCGCTGAACACCACCCTGGTGGCGATCCTGCCGGTCGCGGCGATCCTGTTCATCGGCACCACGCTGTTCGGCGCCGGAACGCTGAAGGACCTGTCGCTGTCGCTGTTCGTCGGAATGATCGTCGGCACCTACTCCTCGCTGTGCGTCGCGACGCCGCTGCTGGTCACGCTGAAGGAGCGCGAGCCGCGCTACCAGGCGATCGCCCGCAGGCTCGCCGCCACCGGCGGAGCGGGCTCCGGGGTCAAGGCCGCGCGTCAACCGGTGGGAGCGACCGCCGGCGGCACCCCGGCCGGTGACGAGAAGCGCAAGAAGAAGTAG
- a CDS encoding cation:proton antiporter: MGNPDLIFVVAGCAALLAAVLPRLLNRRPFSLPLACLLGGLLIYFLPLDLPTPDPVAHRGLVEHVTEICVLISLMGAGLAINRPFGRRDWSSTWRLLGLTLPLTVAAVAAVAYGLLGWPLAAALLLGAVLAPTDPVLASDVQVGEPVDSEEDDDEVRFTLTSEAGLNDGLAFPLVYGAIALALSGGAGWIGEWALVDLLYRCAAGVVCGLLMGRLLGRMFFHARPANLRLAEHRDGFVALAATFLAYGVTELVHGYGFIAVFVTACSIRAAERTHGYNNVLHGFIEQIERLFTAWLIVLLGGFIALGGLSALTWRGVAAAFLLLLVIRPLTAWLAALGGPAGPRERIATAFFGIRGIGSLFYLAYALGQADFGVPAEELWAVVAFTVLASLVVHGISASPVMNRLDRLRVRVGRERDEEPAAQHL, translated from the coding sequence ATGGGTAACCCTGATCTGATCTTCGTAGTCGCGGGCTGTGCCGCCCTGCTCGCCGCCGTGCTGCCCAGGCTGCTCAACCGGCGGCCCTTCTCACTGCCGCTCGCCTGCCTGCTCGGCGGGCTGCTGATCTACTTCCTGCCCCTGGACCTGCCCACCCCCGATCCGGTGGCCCACCGGGGCCTGGTCGAGCACGTCACCGAGATCTGCGTGCTGATCTCGCTCATGGGTGCGGGGCTCGCCATCAACCGGCCCTTCGGCCGGCGCGACTGGTCCTCCACCTGGCGCCTGCTGGGCCTGACGCTCCCGTTGACCGTCGCCGCCGTGGCCGCCGTGGCGTACGGGCTGCTCGGCTGGCCGCTGGCGGCCGCGCTCCTGCTGGGCGCTGTGCTCGCCCCCACCGACCCGGTGCTCGCCTCCGACGTGCAGGTCGGCGAGCCCGTCGACTCCGAGGAGGACGACGACGAGGTGCGCTTCACGCTCACCTCCGAGGCCGGCCTCAACGACGGCCTGGCCTTCCCGCTGGTGTACGGCGCCATCGCGCTGGCCCTGAGCGGGGGTGCCGGTTGGATCGGCGAGTGGGCGCTGGTCGACCTGCTCTACCGGTGCGCGGCCGGAGTGGTGTGCGGGCTGCTGATGGGCCGGCTGCTGGGCAGGATGTTCTTCCACGCCCGGCCCGCCAACCTGCGCCTGGCCGAGCACCGCGACGGCTTCGTGGCGCTGGCGGCGACGTTCCTGGCCTACGGCGTCACCGAGCTGGTGCACGGGTACGGGTTCATCGCGGTGTTCGTCACGGCGTGCAGCATCAGGGCCGCCGAGCGGACCCACGGTTACAACAACGTGCTCCACGGCTTCATCGAGCAGATCGAGCGGTTGTTCACCGCCTGGCTGATCGTCCTGCTCGGCGGGTTCATCGCGCTGGGCGGCCTGTCCGCCCTCACCTGGCGGGGGGTGGCGGCGGCCTTCCTGCTGCTCCTCGTCATCCGTCCGCTGACCGCGTGGTTGGCCGCACTGGGCGGCCCGGCCGGCCCCCGCGAGCGCATCGCCACGGCGTTCTTCGGCATCCGCGGCATCGGGTCGCTGTTCTACCTCGCCTACGCCCTCGGCCAGGCCGACTTCGGGGTGCCCGCCGAGGAGCTCTGGGCGGTGGTCGCCTTCACGGTCCTGGCCTCCCTCGTGGTGCACGGCATCTCGGCCTCGCCGGTGATGAACCGCCTGGACCGTCTGCGCGTCCGCGTCGGACGGGAACGGGACGAGGAGCCCGCGGCCCAGCATCTCTGA
- the yajC gene encoding preprotein translocase subunit YajC yields the protein MGGNYSSLIMIALMVVVFYFLLIRPQRKRQQEQIQMQNSITPGTRVMTTTGLFATVVAIDADDVILEVAPGVETRWVKAAIGRVVTPVPDAEDAPEASDDVVKTVEQGDDHDSTTRKP from the coding sequence GTGGGCGGCAACTATTCGAGCCTCATCATGATCGCCCTTATGGTCGTGGTGTTCTATTTCCTGCTCATCCGGCCGCAGCGCAAGCGGCAGCAGGAGCAGATCCAGATGCAGAACAGCATCACGCCGGGCACCCGCGTCATGACCACGACGGGTCTCTTCGCGACGGTCGTGGCCATCGACGCCGACGACGTGATCCTGGAGGTCGCACCCGGCGTGGAGACCCGCTGGGTCAAGGCGGCCATCGGCCGCGTCGTGACCCCCGTCCCCGACGCGGAGGACGCTCCCGAGGCGTCCGACGACGTGGTGAAGACCGTCGAGCAGGGCGACGACCACGACTCGACGACCAGAAAGCCGTGA
- a CDS encoding YebC/PmpR family DNA-binding transcriptional regulator, giving the protein MSGHSKWATTKHKKAALDSKRGKLFAKLIKNIEVAARTGGPDPDGNPTLYDAITKARKSSVPLDNIERARKRGGGLEAGGADWQTIMYEGYAPGGVAVLIECLTDNRNRAASEVRVALTRNGGSLADPGSVSYMFNRKGVVIVPKGTLSEDDVLTAVLDAGAEEVNDLGDQFEVVSEASDLVPVRKALQDAGIDYDSAESSFLPTLNVPLDEDGARKVFKLIDALEDSDDVQNVWANFDVSDDVMEKLDA; this is encoded by the coding sequence ATGTCCGGCCACTCCAAATGGGCGACGACGAAGCACAAGAAGGCGGCGCTCGACTCCAAGCGCGGCAAGCTGTTCGCCAAGCTCATCAAGAACATCGAGGTCGCGGCCAGGACGGGCGGCCCCGATCCGGACGGGAACCCGACGCTGTACGACGCCATCACCAAGGCGCGTAAGAGTTCCGTCCCGCTCGACAACATCGAGCGCGCCCGCAAGCGCGGCGGCGGCCTGGAGGCCGGCGGCGCCGACTGGCAGACCATCATGTACGAGGGGTACGCCCCCGGCGGCGTCGCGGTGCTGATCGAGTGTCTCACCGACAACCGCAACCGCGCGGCCTCCGAGGTCCGCGTCGCGCTGACCCGCAACGGCGGCTCGCTGGCAGACCCGGGCTCGGTCTCCTACATGTTCAACCGCAAGGGCGTGGTGATCGTCCCCAAGGGGACCCTGTCCGAGGACGACGTGCTGACCGCGGTCCTCGACGCGGGTGCCGAGGAGGTCAACGACCTGGGTGACCAGTTCGAGGTCGTCTCCGAGGCGTCCGACCTCGTCCCGGTCCGCAAGGCCCTGCAGGACGCCGGGATCGACTACGACTCGGCCGAGTCCAGCTTCCTGCCGACGCTGAACGTCCCCCTCGACGAGGACGGCGCCCGTAAGGTCTTCAAGCTGATCGACGCCCTGGAGGACAGCGACGACGTGCAGAACGTCTGGGCCAACTTCGACGTCTCCGACGACGTCATGGAGAAGCTCGACGCCTGA
- the pdxT gene encoding pyridoxal 5'-phosphate synthase glutaminase subunit PdxT — protein MTVAPTIGVFALQGDVREHVRSLEAVGAVAVPVRRPAELEAVDGLVIPGGESTTMWKLAETFELLEPLRMRIKAGMPAYGSCAGMIMLADRIEGGIEGQRTVGGIDMVVRRNAFGRQVDSFEADIDFAGRGDMRAVFIRAPWVESVGPEVEVLARAEPGDRIVAVRQGPLLATSFHPELTGDVGVHSYFAEMVREL, from the coding sequence GTGACCGTCGCCCCCACGATCGGCGTTTTCGCCCTGCAAGGAGACGTGCGGGAGCACGTGCGCTCTCTGGAGGCGGTGGGCGCCGTAGCGGTGCCCGTGCGGCGTCCCGCCGAGCTGGAGGCCGTCGACGGGCTGGTCATCCCGGGGGGCGAGTCGACCACGATGTGGAAGCTCGCCGAGACGTTCGAGCTGCTGGAGCCGCTCCGGATGCGGATCAAGGCCGGCATGCCCGCCTACGGCTCCTGCGCCGGCATGATCATGCTGGCCGACCGCATCGAGGGCGGCATCGAGGGCCAGCGGACGGTCGGCGGCATCGACATGGTCGTCCGCCGCAACGCGTTCGGCCGCCAGGTCGACTCGTTCGAGGCCGACATCGACTTCGCGGGCCGCGGGGACATGCGCGCGGTGTTCATCCGCGCCCCGTGGGTGGAATCGGTGGGTCCGGAGGTCGAAGTGCTGGCCCGGGCCGAACCTGGGGATAGGATCGTCGCGGTCCGTCAGGGACCGCTGCTCGCCACGTCCTTCCACCCGGAGCTTACCGGGGATGTCGGTGTGCATTCATATTTTGCTGAGATGGTGAGGGAGCTCTAG
- a CDS encoding GNAT family N-acetyltransferase: MQIRELTVDDIDAVYDNRRRAFGPLSEGDAETWRELVLPALAAGRYLGVVDGSRLVATSRINDLTQWWHGRPISMGGVASVTVAPEDRGRGVGRMIMSAVLDRCAELGHPVSALYPATTHLYRSLGWEHAGAMHRITLRAEALRTIRSTERVEVRRMGPGDAAEVIAIIGRIHGASRASGPVCWDEEAWRLWLADEKDFLYLADDGFVVYRWDDGDIEVETLMAGSEATARALWSMVGSSSSIAESVHAIVAPDDPVLWLIGERSKEQVKQTRWMLRVVDLPAAVAGRGFPAGVALDAVVRVDDPQRPGNSGLWHLSAADGTGAAKPAEGYPGDVPVLTAGGLSALYAGVPVATLRLTGLLSGPADADEALGAAFHARPYMLDYF, translated from the coding sequence GTGCAGATACGTGAACTGACCGTGGACGACATCGACGCGGTGTACGACAATCGCCGGCGCGCCTTCGGGCCTCTGTCCGAGGGGGACGCCGAGACCTGGCGGGAACTGGTCCTCCCCGCCCTCGCCGCGGGGAGGTACCTCGGTGTCGTCGACGGTTCCCGGCTGGTCGCGACGAGCAGGATCAACGACCTCACCCAGTGGTGGCACGGCAGGCCGATCTCCATGGGCGGGGTCGCCTCGGTGACGGTCGCGCCCGAGGACCGCGGGCGCGGCGTCGGCCGGATGATCATGAGTGCCGTTCTCGACCGCTGCGCCGAGCTCGGCCACCCCGTCTCGGCGCTCTACCCGGCCACCACCCACCTCTACCGCTCCCTCGGCTGGGAGCACGCCGGCGCCATGCACCGGATCACCCTGCGGGCCGAGGCGCTGCGCACGATCAGGTCCACCGAGCGGGTCGAGGTCCGCAGGATGGGCCCCGGCGACGCGGCCGAGGTGATCGCCATCATCGGCCGGATCCACGGCGCCTCCCGGGCCTCCGGGCCCGTCTGCTGGGACGAGGAGGCCTGGCGCCTGTGGCTGGCCGACGAGAAGGACTTCCTCTACCTCGCCGACGACGGGTTCGTCGTCTACCGCTGGGACGACGGCGACATCGAGGTCGAAACGCTCATGGCCGGCTCCGAGGCCACCGCCCGGGCCCTGTGGTCGATGGTCGGATCCTCCTCCTCCATCGCCGAGTCGGTCCACGCCATCGTGGCCCCCGACGACCCGGTCCTCTGGCTGATCGGCGAACGCTCCAAGGAGCAGGTCAAGCAGACCCGCTGGATGCTCCGCGTCGTCGACCTGCCGGCCGCCGTCGCCGGGCGCGGCTTCCCCGCGGGCGTCGCCCTCGACGCCGTCGTCCGGGTCGACGACCCTCAGCGTCCCGGCAACTCCGGTCTCTGGCACCTGTCGGCCGCCGACGGCACCGGTGCCGCCAAGCCCGCCGAAGGGTACCCGGGGGACGTCCCCGTCCTCACCGCCGGCGGCCTGTCGGCCCTGTACGCCGGAGTCCCGGTGGCCACGCTGCGCCTGACCGGGCTCCTGTCCGGCCCGGCGGACGCCGACGAGGCCCTCGGCGCGGCCTTCCACGCCAGGCCGTACATGCTGGACTACTTCTGA
- the ruvB gene encoding Holliday junction branch migration DNA helicase RuvB: MSERDLVSPDADGDEKSIEAALRPRRLEEFIGQARVREQLSLVLQSALRRNRPPDHVLMSGGPGLGKTTLSMIIATELSAPIRITSGPALERAGDLAAILSTLSEGEVLFIDEIHRMSRPAEEMLYLAMEDFRVDIVVGKGPGATAIPLEIAPFTLVGATTRAGMLPAPLRDRFGFVAHMDFYTVGELEQVLQRSARLLGVALPDDAAREIAGRSRGTPRIANRLLRRVRDFAEVRADGIVTRDIASAALNLYEVDAEGLDRLDRAVLGALLRKFGGGPVGLSTLAVAVGEEPETVEVVAEPFLVRQGLLARTPRGRVATAAAWTHLGLTPPPDAFGASFMIDLEDDGGQV; this comes from the coding sequence GTGAGCGAGCGCGATCTGGTGTCGCCGGACGCCGACGGCGACGAGAAGTCGATCGAGGCCGCGCTGCGGCCCCGGCGGCTGGAGGAGTTCATCGGCCAGGCCCGGGTGCGCGAGCAGCTCTCGCTGGTGCTGCAGAGCGCGCTGCGGCGTAACCGCCCGCCCGACCACGTGCTGATGAGCGGCGGCCCCGGGCTGGGCAAGACCACCCTCTCCATGATCATCGCAACCGAGCTGTCCGCGCCGATCCGGATCACCTCGGGTCCCGCGCTGGAGCGGGCGGGCGACCTGGCGGCGATCCTGTCGACGCTGTCGGAGGGCGAGGTCCTGTTCATCGACGAGATCCACCGGATGTCCAGACCCGCCGAGGAGATGCTCTACCTCGCGATGGAGGACTTCCGCGTCGACATCGTGGTGGGCAAGGGGCCGGGGGCGACCGCGATCCCGCTGGAGATCGCGCCGTTCACCCTCGTCGGGGCCACCACCCGGGCGGGCATGCTCCCCGCGCCGCTGCGTGACCGGTTCGGCTTCGTCGCGCACATGGACTTCTACACGGTCGGCGAGCTGGAGCAGGTGCTCCAGCGCTCCGCGCGCCTGCTGGGCGTCGCGCTCCCCGACGACGCCGCCCGCGAGATCGCCGGTCGCTCACGTGGCACGCCCCGCATCGCCAACCGGCTGCTGCGCCGGGTCCGCGACTTCGCCGAGGTGCGCGCGGACGGGATCGTCACCCGCGACATCGCCTCGGCCGCGCTCAACCTCTACGAGGTGGACGCCGAAGGGCTCGACCGGCTCGACCGCGCGGTCCTCGGGGCCCTGCTGCGCAAGTTCGGCGGCGGTCCCGTCGGGCTGTCGACGCTGGCGGTCGCCGTGGGCGAGGAACCGGAGACGGTCGAGGTGGTCGCCGAGCCGTTCCTGGTGCGGCAGGGCCTGCTGGCCCGCACCCCGCGCGGCCGGGTCGCCACCGCCGCGGCCTGGACGCACCTCGGCCTGACCCCGCCGCCGGACGCCTTCGGCGCCTCGTTCATGATCGATCTTGAGGATGACGGCGGGCAGGTCTAA
- the ruvC gene encoding crossover junction endodeoxyribonuclease RuvC codes for MRVMGVDPGLTRCGLGAVEGRPGAPLRLVKVGVVRTPADDAIGARLVAIEAGIERWLDEVEPDAVAVERVFAQHNLRTVMGTAQASAVAILCASRRGLPVALHTPSEVKAAITGSGTADKQQVGTMVTRLLRLDAMPKPADAADALALAICHVWRGGAQNRLAEAAAEAAARAGGGTGTTAAAYFRGRGRAAGYSRGTTN; via the coding sequence CTGCGGGTGATGGGGGTGGACCCCGGGCTGACCAGGTGCGGGCTCGGCGCCGTCGAAGGGCGGCCCGGGGCCCCCTTGCGGCTGGTCAAGGTCGGGGTGGTGCGCACTCCCGCCGACGACGCGATCGGGGCCAGGCTGGTGGCGATCGAGGCCGGCATCGAGCGCTGGCTCGACGAGGTCGAGCCCGACGCGGTGGCCGTGGAGCGGGTCTTCGCCCAGCACAACCTCCGGACGGTCATGGGCACCGCGCAGGCCTCGGCCGTGGCGATCCTGTGCGCCTCCCGCCGGGGCCTGCCGGTCGCGCTGCACACGCCGTCGGAGGTCAAGGCCGCGATCACCGGCAGTGGCACGGCCGACAAGCAGCAGGTCGGCACGATGGTGACCCGCCTGCTCCGGCTGGACGCCATGCCCAAGCCCGCCGACGCGGCCGACGCGCTCGCCCTGGCGATCTGCCACGTGTGGCGGGGCGGTGCCCAGAACCGGCTGGCCGAGGCCGCCGCCGAGGCCGCGGCCAGGGCGGGGGGCGGCACCGGCACGACCGCGGCGGCCTACTTCCGCGGGCGGGGCAGGGCCGCCGGATATTCGAGAGGAACCACGAATTGA